A genomic window from Blastococcus saxobsidens DD2 includes:
- a CDS encoding zinc-dependent alcohol dehydrogenase codes for MRAVTWHGRGDVRVETVPDPTIQDQTDVIVEITSSGICGSDLHLIEVLAPFMTVGDIMGHEPMGIVREVGREVTAVKPGDRVVVPFNINCGTCWMCSQGLQSQCETTQNREQGFGASLFGYTKLYGQVPGGQAEYLRVPFGNTLPIKVPDAPLDDRYVYLSDVLSTAWQAVQYAGIPDGGSVLVLGLGPIGDMATRVARHLGAGQVIASDDVPERLARARRNGITVIDSTRQADVVARVRDLTDGRGPDAVIDAVGMEAHGSPVAWAVQKASAVVPDMIMEKVMTVAGIDRLAALNTAIEAVRRGGTISLVGVYGGATDPLPLMRMFDKQIQLRMGQANVWRWVPDILPLLIDGDPLGVDEFATHRVPLEQAPEAYANFRQKKDGTVKVLLQP; via the coding sequence ATGCGCGCAGTGACCTGGCACGGCCGGGGGGACGTCCGGGTGGAGACGGTTCCCGACCCCACCATCCAGGACCAGACCGATGTCATCGTCGAGATCACCTCGAGCGGCATCTGCGGCTCCGACCTGCACCTCATCGAAGTGCTGGCCCCGTTCATGACGGTCGGCGACATCATGGGTCACGAACCCATGGGGATCGTCCGCGAGGTGGGCCGTGAGGTCACCGCGGTCAAGCCGGGCGACCGCGTCGTCGTCCCGTTCAACATCAACTGCGGGACCTGCTGGATGTGCTCCCAGGGCCTGCAGTCCCAGTGCGAGACCACGCAGAACCGCGAACAGGGCTTCGGCGCCTCACTGTTCGGCTACACCAAGCTCTACGGCCAGGTGCCCGGCGGCCAGGCGGAGTACCTGCGCGTCCCGTTCGGCAACACGCTGCCGATCAAGGTTCCCGACGCCCCGCTCGACGACCGCTACGTCTATCTGTCCGACGTCCTGTCGACGGCGTGGCAGGCGGTGCAGTACGCCGGGATCCCCGACGGCGGTAGCGTGCTCGTCCTCGGCCTCGGGCCGATCGGTGACATGGCGACCCGCGTCGCCCGGCACCTGGGCGCCGGCCAGGTGATCGCCTCGGACGACGTTCCCGAGCGGCTGGCCCGCGCCCGGCGCAACGGCATCACCGTCATCGACTCCACCAGGCAGGCCGACGTCGTCGCGCGGGTGCGCGACCTGACCGACGGCCGGGGCCCGGACGCCGTCATCGACGCCGTCGGCATGGAGGCGCACGGCTCGCCGGTCGCGTGGGCCGTCCAGAAGGCCAGCGCGGTGGTGCCCGACATGATCATGGAGAAGGTCATGACGGTGGCCGGCATCGACCGGCTCGCCGCACTGAACACCGCCATCGAGGCGGTCCGTCGGGGCGGCACGATCTCGCTGGTCGGCGTCTACGGCGGGGCCACCGACCCACTGCCCCTGATGCGCATGTTCGACAAGCAGATCCAGCTGCGCATGGGCCAGGCCAACGTGTGGCGTTGGGTGCCCGACATCCTGCCGCTGCTGATCGACGGCGACCCGCTGGGCGTCGACGAGTTCGCCACCCACCGGGTTCCACTGGAGCAGGCGCCGGAGGCCTACGCGAACTTCCGCCAGAAGAAGGACGGCACCGTCAAGGTGCTGCTCCAGCCGTGA
- a CDS encoding M23 family metallopeptidase: protein MSSLHHDRLPEEGAAPADPVVTTATPARRTTRSSTAATEGTAGSPVPPQRQGKVQSAGGRRVAGSTARAVGAAAVGAETAGTKAVTVTTATAEVLHAKATTATPATRKAAGAARTVAAAAKAPAAAKAATAKPAAEGTATRRPTPCKRNAVDPAAPEPGVHRTGLVTTRPATAETALVVVADVPPAAPSPALVLPVPADVARSADAERVVAGVAQGRAGLLARRLPSVRRRPVIYLAAALIGALSVSGASAAPAEVQTRTVSHSVSVAEQLGLEATAPAVVDDEATSHLRGLVASRNARDAERTAAADAQAEADRLAAEEAARIAAEAARPKAVHPVEGARLTSGFGARWGTLHAGVDFAAPMRTPERAAMDGVVLEAGPAAGFGLVVYLQHENGDVTVYGHMDEILVEPGQVVRAGDTIALLGNRGQSTGPHLHFEVRVGGLDGQKVDPLPWLRERGVHI, encoded by the coding sequence ATGAGCTCGCTCCACCACGACCGCCTCCCCGAGGAAGGTGCGGCGCCGGCCGATCCGGTGGTCACCACGGCCACCCCGGCTCGCCGGACGACCCGTTCGTCCACCGCAGCCACCGAGGGCACGGCCGGCTCCCCGGTCCCGCCGCAGCGCCAGGGGAAGGTGCAGTCGGCAGGGGGTCGCCGGGTCGCCGGGTCGACCGCCCGGGCCGTCGGTGCGGCGGCTGTCGGCGCGGAGACCGCCGGCACGAAGGCCGTCACGGTGACCACGGCCACCGCCGAGGTCCTGCACGCGAAGGCGACGACCGCCACGCCGGCCACGCGAAAGGCGGCCGGGGCGGCGCGCACCGTCGCAGCGGCCGCGAAGGCACCCGCTGCGGCGAAGGCGGCGACGGCGAAGCCGGCCGCGGAGGGGACGGCGACCCGCCGGCCGACGCCCTGCAAGCGGAACGCCGTCGACCCGGCCGCCCCGGAGCCGGGCGTCCACCGGACCGGCCTCGTGACGACCCGCCCCGCGACCGCCGAGACAGCCCTGGTCGTGGTGGCGGACGTCCCGCCGGCCGCACCGAGCCCCGCGCTCGTCCTTCCCGTGCCGGCCGACGTCGCACGGTCCGCCGATGCGGAGCGCGTCGTCGCAGGCGTGGCGCAGGGCCGTGCGGGTCTGCTCGCCCGCCGGCTGCCGTCGGTGCGGCGCAGGCCGGTCATCTACCTCGCCGCCGCCCTGATCGGCGCGCTGAGCGTCAGCGGGGCGTCGGCGGCCCCGGCCGAGGTCCAGACCCGGACGGTGAGCCACTCGGTCAGCGTGGCCGAACAGCTCGGCCTCGAGGCGACGGCCCCGGCCGTGGTCGACGATGAGGCCACGTCGCACCTGCGGGGCCTGGTTGCCAGTCGCAACGCTCGCGACGCCGAACGCACCGCGGCCGCGGACGCCCAGGCAGAGGCCGATCGGCTCGCCGCCGAGGAGGCCGCACGGATCGCTGCGGAGGCGGCACGTCCCAAGGCCGTCCACCCGGTCGAGGGGGCCCGGCTCACCAGCGGCTTCGGTGCGCGGTGGGGGACCTTGCACGCCGGCGTCGACTTCGCTGCGCCGATGCGTACGCCCGAGCGTGCCGCCATGGACGGCGTCGTGCTCGAGGCGGGTCCGGCCGCCGGCTTCGGCCTGGTGGTCTACCTCCAGCACGAGAACGGCGACGTCACCGTCTACGGGCACATGGACGAGATCCTGGTGGAGCCCGGCCAGGTCGTCCGCGCCGGCGACACGATCGCCCTGCTGGGCAACCGGGGCCAGTCGACCGGCCCGCACCTCCACTTCGAGGTGCGCGTCGGCGGCCTCGACGGCCAGAAGGTCGACCCCCTGCCGTGGCTGCGGGAGCGCGGCGTCCACATCTGA
- a CDS encoding cytochrome c oxidase assembly protein: protein MGQWSGTTGRQEEIAVEHGHHSGMWVPDQPPTWGRMFLPHLDGWSVLAVLSIVGLVVYLAAVVRLRRSGVTWPWWRTLAWIGGTASLFAVTGTWLNGYSMVVFSIHMTQHMVLSLITPLLLLLAAPVTLALRTLPRGRGAAGTPRALLLGALHSRFARFVASPLFTVPLFIASLYGVYFTPLFDALMSSPAGHQFMLAHFVVTGLLFFGPIVAQDPWPRTLSHPGRMLELFLPVPFHAFFGVAIMMAGSLVVDSFARSPAGWGIDPFTDQSVAGGIVWAFGELPTVLVLAVVFFSWARSDDRRARTLDRAADRDGDAELVAYNARLRTLAGNSNT from the coding sequence GTGGGACAGTGGAGTGGCACGACCGGCCGGCAGGAGGAGATCGCGGTGGAGCACGGGCACCACTCGGGCATGTGGGTGCCCGACCAGCCACCGACTTGGGGGCGGATGTTCCTGCCGCACCTGGACGGCTGGTCGGTGCTGGCGGTGCTGAGCATCGTCGGGCTGGTGGTCTACCTCGCGGCGGTCGTCCGGTTGCGCCGTTCCGGGGTCACCTGGCCGTGGTGGCGCACGCTGGCCTGGATCGGCGGCACCGCATCGCTGTTCGCGGTCACCGGCACCTGGCTCAACGGCTACAGCATGGTGGTCTTCAGCATCCACATGACCCAGCACATGGTGCTGTCGCTGATCACGCCGCTGCTGCTGCTCCTCGCCGCACCGGTCACCCTGGCCCTGCGCACCCTCCCGCGTGGCCGGGGTGCTGCGGGGACGCCGCGCGCGCTGCTGCTCGGGGCGCTGCACAGCCGGTTCGCCCGGTTCGTGGCATCCCCGCTGTTCACCGTGCCGCTGTTCATCGCCAGCCTCTACGGCGTCTACTTCACGCCGTTGTTCGACGCGCTCATGTCGAGCCCCGCCGGCCACCAATTCATGCTGGCGCACTTCGTCGTCACCGGGTTGCTGTTCTTCGGGCCGATCGTCGCGCAGGACCCGTGGCCGCGGACCCTCAGCCACCCCGGCCGGATGCTGGAGCTCTTCCTGCCGGTGCCCTTCCACGCCTTCTTCGGGGTGGCGATCATGATGGCCGGGTCGCTCGTCGTCGACTCGTTCGCCCGGTCACCGGCCGGTTGGGGGATCGATCCGTTCACCGACCAGAGCGTGGCCGGCGGCATCGTGTGGGCCTTCGGCGAGCTGCCCACCGTGCTGGTGCTCGCCGTCGTCTTCTTCTCGTGGGCCCGGTCCGACGACCGCCGGGCCCGCACCCTCGACCGCGCGGCCGACCGGGACGGCGACGCGGAGCTCGTGGCCTACAACGCGCGCCTTCGCACGCTCGCCGGGAACAGCAACACCTGA
- a CDS encoding metallophosphoesterase family protein, which yields MPVSLVLTSDTHVPKRARDLPHALWREIAAADVVVHAGDWVDAALLDLFEQRAHRLVTVYGNNDHGVLRQRLPEVAHDEIEGLRFAVVHETGDAKERETRCAARFPDADVLVFGHSHIPWDTTAPNGLRLINPGSPTDRRRQPHGTFVTAVADAGRLRDVVFHAVPPRS from the coding sequence GTGCCCGTTTCGCTGGTGTTGACGTCCGACACGCACGTGCCGAAGCGGGCGCGCGACCTACCTCATGCGCTGTGGCGTGAGATCGCGGCCGCCGACGTCGTCGTGCACGCGGGCGACTGGGTGGACGCTGCACTGCTCGATCTCTTCGAGCAGCGTGCCCACCGGCTCGTCACGGTGTACGGGAACAACGACCACGGCGTGCTCCGGCAGCGGTTGCCGGAGGTCGCGCACGACGAGATCGAGGGCCTCCGCTTCGCCGTCGTCCACGAGACCGGCGACGCCAAGGAACGCGAGACGCGCTGCGCGGCGCGCTTCCCGGACGCCGACGTCCTCGTCTTCGGGCACAGCCACATCCCCTGGGACACCACGGCCCCGAACGGCCTGCGGCTGATCAACCCGGGGTCGCCGACCGACCGGCGGCGCCAGCCGCACGGCACGTTCGTGACCGCGGTCGCCGACGCGGGCCGGCTGCGGGACGTCGTCTTCCACGCGGTGCCGCCGCGCTCGTGA
- a CDS encoding putative RNA methyltransferase → MPQAAAALLACPSCAAPLSADEGQGALRCSAGHSFDRARQGHVTLLPPGHRPPSGDSAQMVADRMSFLAAGHYAGISAALGDVVLTGEGTAPSTLLDLGGGTGQHLAAVLDRAPAATGVVLDSSPYAARRAARAHPRAMAVVADTWARLPVRDGALDRVLVVFAPRNGPEIARVLRPDGRLVVVTPAQDHLAEIVGPLGLLRVDPDKGERLSASLEPHLRPVRTTAHRQTLLLDHAAVAILVGMGPHARHLTADGLAASLGRLPRSVEVTISVDVASYRRVP, encoded by the coding sequence CTGCCGCAGGCCGCCGCCGCCCTGCTGGCCTGCCCCTCCTGCGCCGCACCGCTGTCGGCCGACGAGGGGCAGGGTGCGCTGCGCTGTTCCGCCGGGCACTCCTTCGACCGTGCCCGGCAGGGGCACGTGACGCTGCTGCCACCGGGGCACAGGCCCCCGTCGGGTGACTCGGCGCAGATGGTCGCCGACCGGATGTCCTTCCTCGCGGCCGGCCACTACGCCGGCATCAGCGCGGCTCTCGGGGATGTGGTGCTCACCGGGGAGGGGACGGCGCCGTCGACGCTGCTCGACCTCGGCGGCGGCACCGGGCAGCACCTCGCCGCCGTCCTCGACCGCGCTCCCGCGGCGACCGGCGTGGTGCTCGACTCCTCGCCCTACGCGGCCCGCCGGGCCGCCCGGGCGCATCCGCGGGCCATGGCGGTCGTGGCGGACACGTGGGCGCGGCTGCCCGTGCGCGACGGCGCCCTGGACCGGGTGCTGGTGGTCTTCGCCCCGCGCAACGGCCCGGAGATCGCCCGCGTGCTGCGTCCCGACGGCCGGCTGGTCGTGGTGACCCCCGCGCAGGACCACCTCGCCGAGATCGTCGGCCCCCTCGGCCTGCTGCGGGTGGATCCGGACAAGGGTGAGCGGCTGAGCGCGTCGCTGGAGCCGCACCTGCGGCCGGTGAGGACGACCGCGCACCGGCAGACCCTGCTCCTGGACCACGCCGCTGTGGCGATCCTGGTCGGGATGGGCCCCCACGCGCGGCATCTCACCGCCGACGGCCTGGCCGCGTCGCTGGGCCGTCTGCCCAGGTCGGTGGAGGTCACGATCTCGGTGGACGTCGCCTCCTACCGGCGGGTCCCGTGA
- the ctaD gene encoding cytochrome c oxidase subunit I: MTIAPAPIVSRPSPAHVVEKGSRLSNLLRTTDHKTIGLMYMTVSFVFFVLGGLMAMLMRGELGRPGLQFLSPEQYNQLVTMHGTIMLLMFATPLFFAFANLIMPLQIGAPDVAFPRLNALSFWLFLFGSITVVSGFLTPGGAADFGWYAYTPLSLVEHSPGAGASLWFGGLAVSGLGTILGGVNFVATIVCLRAPGMTLFRMPIFTWNALVTSLLILLAFPILTAALMAQLYDRNLGGLIFSEENGGAMLWQHLFWFFGHPEVYIIALPFFGIVTEIIPVFARKPLFGYKGMVFATISIGALSLAVWAHHMYATGAVLLPFFAFLTYLIAVPTGIKFFNWIGTMWRGQMTFETPMLFSVGFMITFLLGGLTGVLLASPPLDWHVNDSYFVVAHFHYVVFGTVVFAAYAGIYFWFPKMCGRMMDERLGKLQFWMTFIGFHGTFLIQHWLGSAGMPRRYVDYLPTDGFTTMHAISTVFSFVLGAATIPFIYNVVRSWKYGKLALRDDPWGHGNSLEWATSSPPPRHNFVEIPRIRSERPAFEAHYPHLLQRLQDEAHVGKRHTPYGGVSELVGGTGPRQGEKDPDPT; the protein is encoded by the coding sequence GTGACGATTGCACCGGCGCCTATCGTGAGCCGGCCCAGCCCGGCTCACGTGGTCGAGAAGGGTTCGCGGCTGTCGAACCTGCTGCGGACCACGGACCACAAGACCATCGGTCTGATGTACATGACCGTCTCGTTCGTGTTCTTCGTGCTCGGCGGGCTGATGGCCATGCTGATGCGCGGCGAGCTGGGACGGCCGGGGCTGCAGTTCCTGTCCCCGGAGCAGTACAACCAGCTGGTCACCATGCACGGCACGATCATGCTGCTGATGTTCGCGACGCCGCTGTTCTTCGCCTTCGCGAACCTGATCATGCCGCTGCAGATCGGTGCGCCCGACGTCGCCTTCCCACGGCTGAACGCGCTGTCGTTCTGGCTCTTCCTCTTCGGCAGCATCACCGTCGTGTCGGGGTTCCTGACCCCGGGTGGCGCGGCCGACTTCGGCTGGTACGCCTACACGCCGCTGTCCCTCGTCGAGCACTCCCCGGGTGCCGGCGCCAGCCTGTGGTTCGGCGGCCTGGCCGTCAGCGGGCTCGGCACGATCCTCGGTGGCGTCAACTTCGTCGCCACGATCGTCTGCCTGCGGGCTCCGGGCATGACGCTGTTCCGGATGCCGATCTTCACCTGGAACGCGCTGGTCACCAGCCTGCTGATCCTGCTGGCGTTCCCCATCCTGACCGCCGCGCTCATGGCCCAGCTCTACGACCGCAACCTCGGCGGCCTGATCTTCTCGGAGGAGAACGGGGGCGCCATGCTGTGGCAGCACCTGTTCTGGTTCTTCGGGCACCCCGAGGTCTACATCATCGCGCTGCCGTTCTTCGGCATCGTCACCGAGATCATCCCGGTCTTCGCCCGCAAGCCGCTGTTCGGCTACAAGGGCATGGTCTTCGCGACCATCTCCATCGGGGCGCTCTCGCTGGCGGTGTGGGCCCACCACATGTACGCCACCGGCGCGGTGCTGCTGCCGTTCTTCGCCTTCCTGACCTACCTGATCGCCGTGCCGACCGGGATCAAGTTCTTCAACTGGATCGGCACCATGTGGCGGGGTCAGATGACCTTCGAGACGCCGATGCTGTTCTCGGTCGGCTTCATGATCACCTTCCTCCTCGGTGGTCTGACCGGCGTACTCCTGGCCAGCCCGCCGCTGGACTGGCACGTCAACGACAGCTACTTCGTCGTGGCCCACTTCCACTACGTCGTCTTCGGCACCGTGGTGTTCGCCGCCTACGCCGGCATCTACTTCTGGTTTCCGAAGATGTGCGGCCGGATGATGGACGAGCGGCTGGGGAAGCTGCAGTTCTGGATGACGTTCATCGGCTTCCACGGCACCTTCCTGATCCAGCACTGGCTGGGGAGCGCGGGCATGCCGCGTCGGTACGTCGACTACCTGCCCACCGACGGCTTCACCACGATGCACGCGATCTCGACGGTCTTCTCCTTCGTGCTGGGGGCGGCCACCATCCCGTTCATCTACAACGTGGTGCGCTCGTGGAAGTACGGGAAGCTCGCCCTGCGCGACGACCCGTGGGGCCACGGCAACTCGCTGGAGTGGGCGACATCCTCGCCGCCGCCCCGGCACAACTTCGTCGAGATCCCGCGGATCCGCTCCGAGCGCCCGGCGTTCGAGGCCCACTACCCGCACCTGCTGCAGCGACTGCAGGACGAGGCGCACGTCGGCAAGCGGCACACGCCCTACGGCGGTGTGAGCGAGCTGGTCGGCGGCACCGGTCCCCGGCAGGGTGAGAAGGACCCCGACCCGACCTGA
- the serB gene encoding phosphoserine phosphatase SerB, whose translation MPFDSTPRPIPVPLPQVPRAVLTVSGADRPGVTAQLFAALADSEAGVPAVEVLDVEQVVVHGHLVLGVVVGAAATDGGPAVDGPTLLARLRRVADDVSAAVGVEVTVESASTPAREPAAGRAHHVIVLGRPVPPEAVAGAARAIAGIGGNIDAIRRLSDLPVTSFELTVSGTDATALRTALAEVATATGADIAVERAGLARRSKRLIVLDVDSTLVRGEVIDELAARAGRAAEVARITAAAMNGELDFAESLRARVAVLAGLPEEVLDEVREHLVLTPGARTLIRTLQRLGFRCGIVSGGFTQITDPLAESLGLDFAAANTLEVVDGRLTGGLVGEIVDRPGKARALARFAEQYGIPLEQTVAVGDGANDLDMLNAAGLGIAFNAKPFVREQAHTALNQPYLDAVLQVLGFTRDEVLDAGPC comes from the coding sequence GTGCCATTCGACTCCACTCCGCGCCCCATCCCGGTGCCGCTCCCGCAGGTCCCGCGCGCGGTGCTGACCGTCTCCGGCGCGGACCGGCCCGGTGTCACCGCCCAGTTGTTCGCCGCGCTGGCCGACAGCGAGGCGGGCGTGCCCGCGGTCGAGGTCCTCGATGTCGAGCAGGTGGTCGTGCACGGGCACCTGGTGCTCGGGGTCGTCGTCGGCGCGGCCGCCACCGACGGCGGGCCCGCCGTCGACGGGCCGACCCTCCTCGCCCGCCTGCGCCGGGTGGCGGACGACGTCTCGGCGGCGGTCGGCGTGGAGGTGACCGTGGAGTCGGCTTCCACCCCGGCGCGGGAGCCTGCGGCCGGGCGGGCGCACCACGTCATCGTGCTCGGCCGACCGGTCCCACCGGAGGCCGTGGCGGGCGCCGCCCGTGCCATCGCGGGCATCGGCGGCAACATCGACGCCATCCGGCGGCTCTCGGACCTCCCGGTGACCAGCTTCGAGCTGACCGTGTCGGGGACGGACGCGACGGCGCTGCGCACGGCGCTCGCGGAGGTCGCCACCGCCACCGGGGCGGACATCGCCGTCGAGCGGGCGGGCCTGGCCCGGCGCAGCAAGCGGCTGATCGTCCTGGACGTGGACTCCACCCTGGTGCGCGGCGAGGTCATCGACGAACTGGCCGCCCGCGCCGGCCGGGCGGCGGAGGTCGCCCGGATCACGGCCGCCGCCATGAACGGCGAACTGGACTTCGCCGAGTCGCTCCGCGCCCGGGTCGCCGTCCTCGCCGGTCTGCCCGAGGAGGTGCTCGACGAGGTGCGCGAGCACCTGGTCCTCACCCCGGGAGCGCGCACCCTGATCCGGACGCTGCAGCGCCTCGGTTTCCGCTGCGGGATCGTCAGCGGCGGCTTCACCCAGATCACCGACCCGCTGGCCGAGAGCCTCGGCCTGGACTTCGCGGCGGCCAACACCCTGGAGGTGGTCGACGGCCGGCTGACCGGGGGCCTCGTCGGTGAAATCGTGGACCGCCCGGGGAAGGCGCGCGCGCTGGCCCGGTTCGCCGAGCAGTACGGCATCCCGCTGGAGCAGACGGTCGCGGTCGGGGACGGCGCCAACGACCTCGACATGCTCAACGCGGCGGGGCTGGGCATCGCCTTCAACGCCAAGCCGTTCGTGCGGGAGCAGGCGCACACGGCGCTCAACCAGCCCTACCTCGACGCCGTCCTGCAGGTCCTCGGTTTCACCCGTGACGAGGTGCTCGACGCCGGGCCTTGTTGA
- a CDS encoding isochorismatase family protein: MTRALIVVDVQNDFCEGGSLAVAGGAAVAAAVTEHIRTAGGEYAHVVATRDHHIDPGHHFAAAPDFVETWPEHCVVGTGGAELHPALDRGPIEAVFDKGEYAAAYSGFEGAADGVPLARWLQERGVDSVDVVGIATDHCVRATALDAVAEGFATRVLLPLTAGVAEGTVEAALDQLGTAGVQLEGSVHGG; this comes from the coding sequence ATGACCCGTGCCCTGATCGTCGTCGACGTGCAGAACGACTTCTGCGAAGGCGGCAGCCTGGCCGTGGCCGGCGGCGCCGCGGTCGCGGCCGCCGTCACCGAGCACATCCGGACGGCGGGCGGCGAGTACGCGCATGTCGTCGCGACCCGGGACCACCACATCGACCCGGGGCACCACTTCGCCGCGGCGCCCGACTTCGTCGAGACCTGGCCCGAGCACTGCGTCGTCGGCACCGGCGGCGCCGAGCTGCACCCCGCGCTGGACCGCGGCCCGATCGAGGCCGTGTTCGACAAGGGCGAGTACGCCGCCGCCTACTCGGGCTTCGAGGGTGCCGCCGACGGCGTCCCCCTGGCCCGGTGGCTGCAGGAGCGCGGGGTCGATTCCGTCGACGTCGTCGGCATCGCGACCGACCACTGCGTGCGCGCGACCGCCCTGGACGCCGTCGCGGAGGGGTTCGCCACCCGGGTGCTGCTGCCGCTGACGGCGGGCGTCGCCGAGGGCACGGTCGAGGCCGCCCTCGATCAGCTCGGGACGGCAGGAGTCCAGCTGGAGGGCTCGGTGCACGGGGGCTGA
- a CDS encoding nicotinate phosphoribosyltransferase, protein MPTATALLTDRYELTMLAAALADGTADRDCVFEVFARRLPHGRRYGVLAGTGRLLEALPGFRFGKAELDALRFQGLTDQRLLDWLADFRFGGDIDGYAEGELYFPGSPVLTVRASFGEGVLLETLALSILNHDSAIASAAARMVAAACERPCIEMGSRRTHEEAAVAAARAAHLAGFGASSNLEAGRRYGVPTTGTSAHAFTLLHDDERAAFRAQVDTLGVGTTLLVDTYDVEQGIRTAIDVAGPGLGAIRLDSGDLPTLATRARELLDELGATGTRVIVTSDLDEYAIAGLMAAPVDGYGVGTSLVTGSGAPTAGMVYKLVERDGVPVAKKSEGKNSVGGRKSAVRRHSADGIAVAEVVSSAPIPPRDGDRDLVVPLVRSGELCDRTSPAEALRRARQHHAQSREALPPEAWALSRGEPVLETVPA, encoded by the coding sequence ATGCCGACGGCGACCGCCCTGCTCACCGACCGCTACGAGCTGACGATGCTGGCCGCTGCGCTCGCCGACGGCACGGCGGACCGGGACTGCGTCTTCGAGGTGTTCGCCCGCCGGCTCCCCCACGGCCGCCGGTACGGGGTGCTGGCCGGCACCGGGCGGCTGCTCGAGGCGCTCCCCGGGTTCCGGTTCGGCAAGGCCGAACTCGATGCCCTGCGGTTCCAGGGGCTGACCGACCAGCGGCTGCTCGACTGGCTCGCCGACTTCCGGTTCGGCGGCGACATCGACGGCTACGCCGAGGGTGAGCTGTACTTCCCCGGCTCGCCGGTCCTCACCGTGCGCGCCTCGTTCGGCGAGGGCGTGCTGCTGGAGACCCTGGCGCTGTCCATCCTCAACCACGACTCGGCGATCGCCTCGGCGGCAGCGCGCATGGTGGCCGCCGCCTGCGAACGTCCCTGCATCGAGATGGGCTCCCGGCGCACCCACGAGGAGGCGGCCGTGGCGGCAGCACGGGCGGCGCACCTCGCCGGATTCGGGGCCAGCTCGAACCTGGAGGCCGGGCGCCGCTACGGCGTGCCGACCACCGGCACCAGCGCGCACGCGTTCACCCTGCTGCACGACGACGAGCGCGCGGCCTTCCGTGCCCAGGTCGACACGCTCGGCGTGGGCACGACCCTGCTGGTGGACACCTACGACGTCGAGCAGGGCATCCGGACGGCGATCGACGTCGCCGGACCCGGGCTGGGCGCGATCCGCCTGGACTCCGGCGACCTGCCCACCCTCGCCACCCGCGCCCGGGAGCTGCTCGACGAGCTGGGCGCCACGGGGACGCGCGTGATCGTCACCAGCGACCTCGACGAGTACGCCATCGCCGGCTTGATGGCCGCACCCGTCGACGGCTACGGCGTGGGCACTTCGCTGGTCACCGGGTCCGGGGCGCCGACGGCCGGGATGGTCTACAAGCTGGTCGAGCGGGACGGCGTCCCGGTGGCGAAGAAGTCGGAGGGCAAGAACTCCGTCGGCGGGCGCAAGTCCGCCGTCCGCCGGCACTCCGCCGACGGGATCGCCGTCGCCGAGGTGGTGAGCAGCGCGCCGATCCCGCCGCGGGACGGCGACCGGGATCTCGTCGTCCCGCTGGTCCGGTCCGGCGAGCTCTGCGACCGCACCTCCCCCGCCGAGGCCCTGCGCCGGGCCCGGCAGCACCACGCCCAGTCGCGCGAGGCCCTGCCCCCCGAGGCCTGGGCGCTCTCGCGCGGCGAGCCCGTCCTCGAGACCGTTCCCGCCTGA
- the clpS gene encoding ATP-dependent Clp protease adapter ClpS, with amino-acid sequence MAGPLAPTRTPETTEEERGDLDRPWVTIVWNDPVNLMNYVTFVLQELFGYDEPTATALMLQVHHDGKAIVSSGPRERMEHDTSRLHAYGLWASYQRDS; translated from the coding sequence GTGGCCGGACCGCTCGCTCCGACTCGGACTCCCGAGACGACGGAAGAGGAACGCGGAGACCTCGACCGCCCGTGGGTCACCATCGTCTGGAACGACCCGGTCAACCTCATGAACTACGTGACGTTCGTCCTGCAGGAGCTCTTCGGCTACGACGAGCCGACGGCGACCGCGCTGATGCTGCAGGTGCACCACGACGGCAAGGCGATCGTGAGCTCGGGGCCGCGGGAGCGGATGGAGCACGACACCAGCCGGCTGCACGCCTACGGGTTGTGGGCCAGCTACCAGCGGGACTCGTGA
- a CDS encoding DUF2017 family protein, whose amino-acid sequence MKPFRARRDQVVARLDRAEAGIVGLLLDQLEQLLLADPEDSTGDPVIDRIYPAGHRSDRALADDYRDLTERTLREGKADDLATVRATLPADGGEVRLDVDQAGAWLRTSNDLRLALGTRLDISEESEPPEEIVDEGDHQLAVYYWLTALQGSLVDALVAARAGRR is encoded by the coding sequence GTGAAGCCGTTCCGCGCGCGACGCGACCAGGTGGTCGCCCGCCTCGACCGGGCCGAGGCCGGCATCGTCGGGCTGCTGCTGGACCAGCTGGAGCAGTTGCTCCTCGCCGACCCGGAGGACAGCACCGGCGACCCGGTGATCGACCGGATCTACCCGGCGGGGCACCGATCGGACCGGGCGCTGGCGGACGACTACCGCGACCTGACCGAGCGGACGCTCCGCGAGGGGAAGGCCGACGACCTCGCCACCGTGCGCGCCACCCTCCCGGCCGACGGGGGAGAGGTGCGGCTCGACGTCGACCAGGCCGGGGCCTGGCTGCGCACGAGCAACGACCTGCGGCTGGCCCTGGGCACCCGGCTCGACATCAGCGAGGAATCCGAGCCGCCGGAGGAGATCGTCGACGAGGGCGACCACCAGCTGGCGGTCTACTACTGGCTCACCGCGCTGCAGGGCTCGCTCGTCGACGCACTGGTCGCCGCTCGCGCCGGCCGAAGGTGA